A part of Pungitius pungitius chromosome 15, fPunPun2.1, whole genome shotgun sequence genomic DNA contains:
- the LOC134105111 gene encoding uncharacterized protein LOC134105111 isoform X2 produces the protein MMGNGSRSGGLHALGGWKCMGFMVLISIAIVWGILWFFEGSHVTPMATPTILSRTRRDFKKGWPCDRKAKILRYVRGSTTTFEFDLCDVIHCYRNHASWTKCNLYLCADPYFHSVCARARYLHKESERCGSWGHVAKYTGANWAPYGPYSDPSWWSNVTFSRKPQSTISINRVSLTLAGFYSAPPSRNPKYGDFYFTLGLERTGEDAQGILQLVFVDPPASRPGRPTPPPDRQGALAMAIDYSQLKPLDILEQATGYKDDNLWLRWLSQNAVEHGQGNCIACASGRPQLTTEPAPLHPEDAWGYNCMLGLTRQATPPKCTTLASLFPPIHNKTKPGPFTPYRGEPRRYQCFNFTHTSPTINVGQVPADWCNITTRGTLIGVWARAGLYYYCGGQRLLSRIQTKTIGRCAMIQLAVPLTMIRNKLVKSTEKGNTALTKRRRRHVLKRAAVDPTRLFDPTYQSPTYIDALGVPRGVPNEYKLANQIAAGFENIPLLSAYFPVTPNKNVDRINYVHYNVLRLSNLTRDAVEGLSEQLAPTSLMAVQNRMALDMLLAEKGGVCAMFGDVCCPFIPNNTAPDGSVARALSELKTLSAKMHEHSGVDNSMEEWMTKTFGKWKSLMMTVLLSLATFVGILVTCGCCFIPCARALCLRLISTAIQPEGGNMMPLLALKGVEDLEEEVDPADLLH, from the coding sequence ATGATGGGCAACGGCTCCAGGAGTGGAGGACTCCACGCGTTGGGGGGCTGGAAATGTATGGGCTTCATGGTACTAATCTCGATTGCCATAGTGTGGGGTATACTCTGGTTTTTTGAAGGCTCACACGTCACCCCCATGGCAACGCCCACCATCCTCTCCCGCACACGCCGCGATTTCAAGAAGGGGTGGCCATGCGATAGAAAGGCGAAGATCTTACGGTACGTTAGAGGAAGCACGACGACCTTTGAGTTTGATTTATGCGACGTGATACATTGTTATCGGAATCACGCATCATGGACAAAGTGCAATTTGTACCTGTGCGCAGATCCGTATTTCCATAGTGTGTGTGCACGGGCGCGGTACCTACACAAAGAAAGTGAGAGGTGTGGATCATGGGGACACGTAGCAAAATATACTGGCGCTAACTGGGCCCCATACGGACCCTACTCCGACCCTTCGTGGTGGTCCAACGTTACCTTTTCCAGAAAACCCCAAAGCACCATCTCGATCAACCGGGTTAGTCTCACACTAGCAGGATTTTATAGTGCACCCCCCAGCAGAAATCCGAAATATGGGGATTTCTACTTCACTTTGGGGCTTGAACGAACAGGGGAGGACGCCCAGGGGATActgcagcttgtttttgttgaccCTCCGGCCTCTCGTCCAGGGAGACCCACACCTCCTCCAGACAGACAGGGGGCACTCGCTATGGCTATTGACTACTCTCAACTAAAACCCTTAGATATACTCGAACAGGCCACCGGCTATAAAGACGACAATCTGTGGCTTCGATGGCTGTCCCAAAACGCGGTAGAACATGGGCAGGGTAACTGTATAGCATGCGCCTCGGGTCGACCACAACTTACCACGGAGCCGGCCCCTCTGCATCCGGAAGATGCCTGGGGTTATAATTGTATGCTGGGGCTAACTCGGCAGGCAACCCCTCCAAAGTGTACCACCCTGGCGTCTCTCTTCCCACCGATACATAACAAGACAAAGCCTGGCCCGTTCACTCCGTACAGAGGCGAACCGCGTCGTTATCAGTGTTTCAACTTCACTCATACTTCCCCCACAATCAACGTAGGACAGGTCCCGGCCGACTGGTGCAACATCACAACCAGAGGGACATTGATCGGGGTATGGGCCCGGGCGGGGTTATATTATTATTGCGGGGGACAGAGGCTTTTGTCCAGAATCCAAACCAAAACAATTGGGAGATGTGCAATGATCCAACTGGCCGTACCACTAACTATGATCAGAAACAAATTGgtcaaaagcacagaaaaaggaaacactGCGCTCACTAAACGACGACGGCGGCACGTCCTGAAGCGCGCAGCTGTTGATCCGACACGGTTATTTGACCCCACCTATCAAAGTCCCACTTACATTGATGCCTTGGGGGTCCCCAGGGGAGTTCCGAATGAATACAAGCTGGCTAATCAAATCGCAGCGGGGTTTGAAAACATTCCGCTTTTGTCTGCATACTTTCCGGTAACGCCCAACAAAAATGTGGACCGCATTAACTATGTTCATTACAATGTGCTACGACTCTCCAATCTCACCAGGGATGCCGTGGAGGGTCTTTCTGAACAGCTGGCCCCCACGTCCTTAATGGCCGTACAAAACCGGATGGCCCTTGACATGTTATTGGCTGAAAAGGGGGGAGTATGCGCCATGTTCGGAGATGTATGCTGCCCGTTCATTCCGAATAACACGGCTCCAGATGGTTCTGTCGCCCGCGCTTTAAGTGAACTAAAGACCCTGTCGGCCAAAATGCATGAGCACTCCGGAGTAGACAATTCCATGGAGGAGTGGATGACTAAGACGTTCGGAAAATGGAAATCTCTCATGATGACTGTCCTGTTGTCTCTAGCAACCTTTGTGGGCATACTCGTCACGTGcggttgttgttttattccctGTGCCAGAGCGCTCTGTTTACGCCTTATCTCCACAGCGATTCAACCTGAGGGGGGGAACATGATGCCATTGTTGGCCTTGAAGGGCGTAGAGGActtagaggaggaggtcgacccggcagacttactccattag
- the LOC134105111 gene encoding uncharacterized protein LOC134105111 isoform X1, with amino-acid sequence MAHDLRKINDMLVTTTVPVPNPYTALTSLTPQQQWFTCIDLANAFFCIPLQENLRDVFSFTYGNKQLRYTRLPQGFALSPGIFNQVLKQALTGCPLPEGTTLIQYVDDILLASTSAESCVEATDTILRWLATTGFKVSKSKLQVARRQVSFLGRVLSGSGSGLSAAHRSSILHHSRPQNVKEMLSFLGLTGFSRQFIPRYSNLTQILRAKVNEKGMMNLTAELDWDQGAEEAFITLKTELAQAADLAVPDYSAPFYLDVSETTGVVNGVLFQKKGEGKRKVLLYISAMMDNMEKRHHECTQHAAGVAKLLMKTAHIVMGHPLHVLTTHSIVAYVNSQTFTMTSLRQRRLSKLLEAPNLTFTHEGINMADHMREGKPHQCEYKVELEAKARTDLKSTPLTHFDWQLFTDGSCFRHPQHGLQSGYAVVRSNGAGTEVLEAGRIQGQQSAQRAEVLALIRALQLAEGKAVNIYTDSAYAVGAAHVELGQWLRAGFLTAGGKPIKHEPEMKDLAAALALPSTVAIIKCKGHEQSNSTVAKGNQAADQAAKQAAGYQMGLQMVNAEEEGQLGPQLNEEQIAEAQKGASPQEKTVWKQRGATEAGGLWRSPDGRPVLPPEIRNRCLQEAHGMAHVGHKQMNRNLCHWWHPFLADMTREYVKTCKICITFNPKPTVKPEMGVFPLTLVPGREIVIDYTDMITRCEGKRYLLVCVDALTGWPEAWPTKKEDSKSVIKCLINHYIPRHGFPEKVRSDNGTHFKNHDLQEVERMLGLKHAFGTVYHPQSQGKVERMNQNLKQKLAKICAQTNLTWVQALPLALMAIRSSVNQGTGFTPYELTTGRQFPGPSAGLKLQPDPETPTGEYASHYNELRALVSDFAVQVQDRTGGQNTPDPHTTAWVLLRVIKRKWSEPRWTGPYQVEERTSHAVRLRGKGDTWYHWSQCAPADEPGRTLQDILTTQQKETELGTG; translated from the coding sequence ATGGCACATGATCTCAGAAAGATAAACGACATGCTGGTAACGACAACGGTACCCGTCCCGAACCCATACACTGCGTTGACTAgtctaacaccacaacaacaatggttcacgtgcattgatttggcaaacGCGTTCTTTTGCATACCACTACAGGAAAACTTGCGGGatgtattctcattcacatatgggaacaagcaactacgttatactcggctaccgcaaggatttgctctttcacctggtattttcaatcaagtgttaaaacaagcattgacaggttgtccgctcccagagggcacgacgctgatccaatacgtcgacgatatcctcctcgcatccacttcagctgaatcctgtgtggaagcaacagacaccatcttacgctggttggccacgaccggtttcaaggtcagtaagtcaaagttgcaggtcgccaggcggcaggtttcgtttctggggagagtgctgtcaggaagcggctcagggctctcagccgcgcacaggtccagtattctccaccattcgcgtccacagaatgtaaaggaaatgctttccttcctaggactcacggggttcagcagacaattcaTTCCGCGTTATTCAAATCTCACTCAGATTCTACGTGCAAAGGTAAACGAGAAGGGGATGATGAACCTCACTGCTGAACTCGATTGGGACCAAGGGGcggaggaggcatttattacactaaaaacagagctggcgcaggccgcagaccttgcagttccagattacagcgcgccgttttacctggacgtttctgaaacaacaggggtagtaaatggggttttgtttcagaaaaagggggagggtaaaaggaaggtgcttctgtatatcagtgccatgatggacaacatggaaaaacgacaccatgaatgcacacaacacgcagcaggggttgcaaagctattaatgaaaacagcacacatagtcatgggccacccactacacgtgctaacaacacacagcatagtagcttatgtaaactcacaaactttcacgatgacgtcactaagacaaagaaggctgagcaagctgttagaagctccaaacctcaccttcacacatgaaggcatcaacatggctgatcacatgagagaggggaaaccacaccaatgtgagtacaaggtggagctggaagcaaaagcacgaaccgacttaaaaagcacaccactgacacactttgattggcaattgttcactgatggcagctgcttcagacatccacaacatgggttgcagtccggatacgcggtagtcagaagtaatggggcaggaacagaggttctggaagcgggaagaattcagggtcaacagtcagcacagagagcggaggtactcgcgctgataagagcgctacagctggcagaagggaaggcagtaaacatctatactgactcggcttatgcggtaggagcagctcacgtggagctggggcagtggttaagagcaggttttctgacggctggaggaaaaccgattaaacacgaaccagaaatgaaagacttggcggcagccttggctctaccaagcacagtggccattataaagtgtaaaggacacgagcagtccaacagcacggtggcaaaaggaaaccaggcagcagatcaagctgcaaaacaggctgcaggttaccaaatggggctccaaatggtaaatgcagaagaagagggacagttggggccacaacttaatgaggagcaaattgcagaagcccaaaagggggcgtctccacaggagaaaacggtgtggaaacaaagaggggctacggaggctggaggcctctggaggtccccggacggtcgtccagtgctaccacctgaaatcagaaacaggtgtttgcaggaggcacacgggatggcacatgtgggacacaaacagatgaataggaatctttgtcactggtggcatccgtttttggcagacatgacacgtgaatatgttaagacctgtaaaatatgcatcacgtttaacccaaaaccgacggtgaagccggagatgggggtgtttccgttgacattggtcccgggacgggaaatagtcatcgactacactgacatgatcacccgatgcgaaggtaaaaggtatctcctggtatgcgtggacgccttgaccggctggccagaggcgtggcccacaaaaaaagaggacagtaaatcagttatcaaatgtttgataaaccattacataccaagacatgggttccctgagaaagtcaggtctgacaacggcacacacttcaaaaatcatgacctacaagaagtggagagaatgttgggtctgaaacatgcttttggtacagtatatcacccccaatcccaagggaaagtagaacgcatgaaccaaaacttaaaacaaaaattggctaaaatctgtgcacagacaaatttaacctgggttcaagccctcccacttgcattaatggccatcagaagctcagtcaatcagggtacaggtttcaccccatacgagctgaccactggaagacagtttcccggaccaagcgcaggcttgaagctccagcctgacccggagacaccaacaggtgagtatgcaagtcattataacgaactacgagctctcgtttcagattttgcggtccaggtgcaagacagaaccggagggcagaacacccctgatccccacacaacagcctgggtcctcctgagggtcattaagaggaagtggtcggagccacggtggacaggaccataccaggtggaggagagaacctcacacgctgtgaggctgagagggaaaggggacacctggtaccactggagccagtgcgcccccgcggacgaaccgggtcgcactcttcaggacatcctgacaacgcagcagaaagagacggaactgggcactggatag